In the genome of Terribacillus sp. FSL K6-0262, one region contains:
- a CDS encoding ATP-binding cassette domain-containing protein, with translation MITFKNVSKTFTIGKREVHAVRNVNLTIEQGEIFGIIGFSGAGKSTLLRLVNVLENPTAGAVEVQGVDLAKLPPREVRKVRRRIGMIFQNFNLLTSRTVAGNIAYPLKLAKMPRAKIKERVDELLRFVGLSDKAKNYPEQLSGGQKQRVGIARALATSPDILICDEATSALDPDTTGEILRLLKKVNKELGITILLITHEMHVIQAICDKVAVMEEGEVIETGGVFDTFTDPIHQTTKRFIRSIQQDLPSPSLLDEWRQKGGKKLYRIIFKGEVASDPVLSRVTRKHDIDVNIVYGSVQEIQEKFYGNLLVSFQGDEERTVSAVKELDDIVQIEEVEVAWG, from the coding sequence TTGATTACGTTCAAGAATGTATCAAAGACCTTCACAATCGGAAAACGGGAAGTGCACGCCGTACGCAATGTGAACCTGACGATAGAGCAAGGGGAGATTTTCGGCATCATCGGCTTCAGCGGAGCCGGTAAGAGCACATTGCTGAGATTGGTCAATGTGCTGGAAAATCCTACTGCTGGTGCTGTAGAGGTGCAGGGGGTAGATTTAGCCAAATTGCCCCCTAGGGAAGTCCGGAAGGTGCGCAGGAGAATCGGGATGATCTTTCAGAATTTCAATCTGCTAACCTCGCGTACTGTTGCTGGTAATATTGCATATCCTCTGAAACTGGCCAAAATGCCGCGAGCAAAAATAAAAGAACGGGTGGATGAACTGTTGCGCTTCGTCGGCCTTTCGGATAAAGCGAAGAATTATCCAGAGCAGCTCTCTGGAGGGCAGAAGCAGCGGGTTGGAATTGCCAGGGCGCTGGCTACTTCCCCGGATATCCTGATATGTGATGAAGCGACTTCGGCTCTGGATCCGGATACGACAGGAGAGATTCTGCGTCTGTTGAAGAAAGTGAACAAGGAATTGGGCATTACGATTCTGCTGATAACACACGAAATGCACGTGATTCAGGCAATCTGTGACAAGGTTGCTGTCATGGAGGAAGGGGAGGTCATCGAAACGGGCGGAGTATTCGATACATTCACAGATCCTATTCACCAGACAACGAAACGTTTTATCCGTTCCATACAGCAGGATCTCCCGTCTCCTTCCCTATTGGATGAATGGCGTCAAAAAGGCGGGAAGAAGCTGTATCGGATCATTTTCAAGGGAGAGGTGGCGAGTGACCCGGTATTATCCAGGGTAACGAGGAAGCATGATATCGATGTGAATATTGTGTATGGTTCCGTACAGGAGATACAAGAGAAATTCTATGGGAATCTG
- a CDS encoding lactate utilization protein C — protein MIQNQDSFLANVASRLGRTKVLMEKPARNWNYRPQDKTLTDKTPDELVEILRDQCRLIHTEFIETDSAALPNVLADTIAAYGGGPLAIWQDPRYEAFGLREQLRSWPEQGIDVHEWDPAIGYDNIGIVEKANIGITFSDITLAESGTVVLFSGEGKGRTVSLLPHKYIALVPKSTIVPRMTQAAQQISKQVQKGETIASCINFITGPSNSADIEMNLVVGVHGPVKAAYIVIEDK, from the coding sequence ATGATACAGAATCAGGACAGCTTTCTTGCGAATGTGGCCAGCCGTCTGGGCCGAACAAAGGTGCTGATGGAAAAGCCGGCGCGGAATTGGAATTATCGCCCGCAGGATAAGACATTGACTGATAAAACCCCGGATGAGCTAGTGGAGATACTTCGCGATCAATGCCGGCTTATCCATACCGAATTTATCGAGACTGATTCGGCTGCCTTGCCGAATGTGCTGGCAGATACTATAGCAGCCTATGGCGGGGGCCCGTTGGCCATTTGGCAAGACCCACGCTATGAAGCATTTGGTTTGCGTGAACAGCTCCGATCGTGGCCCGAACAAGGAATCGATGTGCATGAATGGGATCCTGCCATTGGATATGACAACATCGGTATTGTGGAGAAAGCCAATATCGGTATTACATTCAGTGATATCACGCTGGCTGAGTCCGGAACGGTCGTGCTGTTTTCGGGGGAAGGCAAAGGCCGCACGGTGAGCTTGCTGCCGCATAAATATATCGCCCTCGTACCGAAAAGCACCATCGTTCCCCGGATGACCCAGGCAGCGCAGCAAATATCCAAGCAAGTACAAAAAGGAGAGACCATTGCATCCTGTATTAACTTCATCACCGGACCAAGCAACTCGGCTGATATCGAAATGAATCTGGTTGTCGGGGTGCATGGCCCTGTGAAGGCTGCTTATATCGTGATAGAAGATAAATAG
- a CDS encoding LutB/LldF family L-lactate oxidation iron-sulfur protein, which yields MAMKIGNEKFKENVNKQMEDTFMRGAVAGAQERLRTRRLDAAEELGNWEEWRSHGEEIRQHTLDHLDYYLQELAENLQKRGGHVFFAATAEEANDYVKGIVKEKRAQKILKAKSMVTEEIGLNAVLEQEGCDVIETDLGEYILQLDDHDPPSHIVTPALHKNKEQIKDVFTEKLEYKLTSKPEELALHAREKLRQEFLQADIGITGCNFAIAESGSVGLVTNEGNAGMVSDLPDTQICVMGMERIVPTFEEFEVLVGLLTRSAVGQKLTSYITALTGPRTAGEADGPSEFHLVIVDNGRSGILGTEFQSVLQCIRCAACINVCPVYRHIGGHSYNSIYPGPIGAVLTPLLGGYDDFKELPYASTLCAACTDACPVKIPLHQLLHRHRQVIVEREGRAPISEKMAMKAFGIGASSNPLYAAGSKMASSVMKPFTKDETISKGPGPLKAWTEIRDLPAPNKERFRDWFKEHEKERDKA from the coding sequence ATGGCGATGAAGATTGGGAATGAAAAATTCAAGGAAAATGTGAACAAGCAAATGGAAGATACATTCATGCGCGGAGCAGTCGCCGGAGCGCAGGAACGTCTTCGGACGAGAAGGCTGGATGCAGCAGAGGAGCTGGGGAACTGGGAAGAATGGCGTTCCCACGGGGAAGAGATACGTCAGCATACCCTCGATCATCTGGACTACTACTTGCAGGAGCTTGCTGAAAATCTGCAGAAGCGCGGCGGGCATGTTTTTTTTGCCGCTACTGCGGAAGAAGCGAATGACTATGTGAAAGGTATCGTGAAAGAAAAAAGGGCCCAAAAGATCTTGAAGGCGAAGTCGATGGTCACGGAGGAGATCGGATTGAATGCTGTCTTGGAACAGGAAGGCTGCGATGTCATCGAAACAGATCTGGGCGAATACATCCTGCAGCTGGACGACCATGATCCGCCTTCGCATATCGTCACACCGGCACTCCATAAAAACAAAGAGCAGATCAAGGATGTCTTTACCGAGAAGCTGGAGTACAAACTGACTTCCAAGCCGGAGGAGCTGGCTCTGCATGCCAGGGAAAAATTGCGTCAGGAATTCCTGCAGGCAGACATCGGCATTACAGGATGCAATTTTGCCATAGCCGAATCTGGTTCGGTTGGTTTGGTCACGAATGAAGGGAACGCTGGCATGGTTTCCGACTTACCGGATACGCAAATCTGTGTCATGGGGATGGAGCGCATCGTACCGACCTTTGAAGAATTTGAAGTGCTCGTGGGACTGCTTACAAGGAGTGCCGTCGGGCAAAAGCTGACCAGTTATATCACCGCTTTGACAGGTCCGCGGACAGCGGGGGAAGCCGATGGCCCATCCGAGTTCCACCTGGTCATCGTTGATAATGGGCGTTCCGGTATCCTAGGGACCGAATTCCAGTCTGTCCTGCAATGTATCCGATGTGCAGCATGTATCAATGTCTGTCCGGTGTACCGCCACATCGGCGGACACTCCTATAACTCGATATACCCTGGTCCGATCGGGGCAGTGCTGACACCGCTGCTGGGCGGATATGATGATTTCAAGGAACTGCCGTATGCATCGACACTCTGTGCAGCCTGTACGGATGCTTGTCCGGTCAAGATCCCATTGCATCAGCTGCTCCATCGCCATCGGCAAGTGATTGTCGAAAGGGAAGGGCGTGCACCGATTTCCGAGAAGATGGCCATGAAGGCATTTGGTATAGGAGCTTCCTCCAATCCGCTTTATGCAGCTGGATCAAAAATGGCAAGCTCGGTCATGAAGCCTTTTACAAAGGATGAGACCATTTCGAAAGGGCCGGGACCGCTGAAGGCTTGGACCGAAATTCGTGATTTGCCGGCTCCGAACAAAGAGCGTTTCCGTGATTGGTTCAAGGAGCACGAAAAGGAGCGTGACAAAGCATGA
- a CDS encoding (Fe-S)-binding protein — protein MKVTLFATCIVDMFQSDVGKATVELLERLGCEIVFPTGQVCCGQPAYNSGYVEDAKKAMKKMIATFEDAEVIVTPSGSCATMFKDYQHVFRDDPKWRPRAERLAEKTYELTEFIVDVLKIEDVGAKLEGVATYHPSCHMTRLLGVKDAPMKLLSHVEGLEMQPLPNAQNCCGFGGTFSVKMGNISEQMVDEKVDSVTETKASYLIGADGGCLLNIGGRMQRRGKPVKVMHIAEVLNSR, from the coding sequence ATGAAGGTTACATTATTTGCGACATGTATTGTGGATATGTTCCAATCCGATGTCGGGAAGGCGACGGTGGAGCTTTTGGAAAGGCTGGGCTGTGAGATTGTATTTCCGACAGGACAGGTGTGCTGCGGGCAGCCGGCATACAACTCCGGTTATGTGGAAGATGCCAAGAAAGCGATGAAAAAGATGATTGCGACATTTGAGGATGCCGAGGTCATTGTCACACCATCAGGCTCCTGTGCCACGATGTTCAAGGATTACCAGCATGTTTTCCGGGATGATCCCAAATGGCGCCCCCGGGCAGAACGGCTGGCCGAAAAGACATACGAACTGACAGAATTCATCGTGGATGTCCTGAAAATAGAGGATGTCGGGGCGAAGCTTGAAGGGGTGGCTACTTACCATCCATCCTGTCATATGACAAGGCTGCTTGGAGTGAAGGATGCACCGATGAAGCTTCTTTCGCATGTAGAGGGCTTGGAAATGCAACCGCTTCCCAATGCGCAGAATTGCTGCGGATTCGGCGGGACGTTTTCCGTTAAGATGGGGAATATTTCTGAACAAATGGTCGATGAGAAAGTGGATTCCGTGACGGAGACGAAGGCAAGCTATCTGATTGGGGCGGATGGCGGCTGTCTGCTGAATATTGGAGGCAGGATGCAGCGCCGCGGCAAGCCTGTCAAGGTGATGCATATCGCTGAAGTGCTAAACAGTCGGTGA
- a CDS encoding FadR/GntR family transcriptional regulator produces the protein MKYKQIKPKKIYEQVADELLSMIRNGNLKPGEKLASVTQLAENFQVGRSAIREALATLRAMGLVEMKQGEGTYVKAFEPEGIVYPLQHALLMSGEDRAELMEVRHILETGIAASAALTRSDEDLAQMEQALAEMKEFAGDPEKGEKADLAFHMTIAHAAKNKLLLRLMHHVSDLTGESMRETRQICLFGEKAAPEELNKQHEAILHAIRLQQPEQARLEMMRHLEYVEGVIRAYMD, from the coding sequence ATGAAATACAAACAAATCAAACCCAAAAAAATATATGAACAAGTAGCCGATGAGCTGCTTTCGATGATACGGAATGGCAATCTTAAGCCGGGGGAGAAATTGGCAAGCGTCACGCAGCTTGCTGAGAACTTTCAAGTCGGCCGCTCCGCAATCAGGGAAGCACTGGCAACCCTGCGGGCAATGGGCTTGGTCGAAATGAAGCAGGGCGAAGGCACTTACGTGAAAGCATTCGAACCAGAGGGAATCGTTTACCCGCTTCAGCATGCACTGCTTATGAGCGGAGAAGACCGGGCAGAACTTATGGAAGTGCGGCATATACTGGAAACAGGTATTGCCGCTTCAGCAGCACTGACCCGTTCAGATGAAGATTTGGCACAGATGGAACAAGCGCTCGCAGAGATGAAGGAATTCGCAGGTGATCCGGAAAAAGGAGAGAAAGCAGACCTTGCTTTCCATATGACGATTGCCCATGCGGCCAAAAATAAACTGCTTCTGCGTCTCATGCACCATGTATCGGATTTGACAGGGGAATCCATGCGGGAAACGAGACAGATTTGCCTGTTTGGTGAAAAAGCAGCTCCCGAGGAATTGAACAAGCAGCATGAAGCGATACTGCACGCTATCCGTTTGCAGCAGCCTGAACAAGCAAGACTGGAAATGATGAGACATTTGGAATATGTAGAAGGAGTGATCCGTGCCTATATGGATTAG